The Xiphophorus maculatus strain JP 163 A chromosome 5, X_maculatus-5.0-male, whole genome shotgun sequence nucleotide sequence aaaaagaggacgtctggtcaccctatctCACCTGGTCAGGTGTTTCAGAAGCAGCAGGTACCAAACCTGGTAGAATCCGTCTGGATCTCCAACCTGCAGCTGTTTCCGGTAacctggtttccatggttaccacagcacTGAGACCGGCCTAGTTGAAGGTCTAGTTTATCCATATAAACACAGACGGTGGAAGAACCACAGATCTGGTTCTGATCATGTTACTGAACCGACTGGAGAACTGGGTCAGACTTTCCAGTCCAGAGCTCAACTGGTTCCAGTCCAACCTGAAGAACTGGGATTTCTGTTtcaagaggtcagaggtcacatgtggggttccCCAAGGTGGATCCTGGAACCCTCGGATTCTACACCAATCTGTTCTACACCACCTAGTTCTACATCACCCTgttctacaccacccggttctacagCACCTAGTTCTACATCACCCGGTTCTACAGCACCTAGTTCTACAGCACCCGGTTCTACAGCACCTAGTTCTACATCACCCGGTTCTACAGCACCTAGTTCTACAGCACCCGGTTCTACAGCACCTAGTTCTACATCACCCGGTTCTACAGCACCCGGTTCTTCAGTACTTCACTGGTTGTTTATAAATCACTCAACGGTTTAATAATTTATCGTTTGGACTAAATGGAAAGTTTCGAttctttgttctgttgttgaaatgtgatcaacaaataacatttgattgattgatagctAAATATTCATCTCCAAACTAGTCAGTTAGCTCAGAGCTACATGTTTAGCCAAAATAGAAATTTACTTTGAGATAGGTGGAGGGAGGgggactttcaaaataaaggctgAGCCAACTCCTCCATAAGTCCTGCTGGTGAGATGCTGAAGCATCTCGACTCGTTCTGTTTTCAGCTGAACGATGATGATTGGAGACATGACGGTTTATGAAGAcccatctttttattttggtggtCCACTTCCGGTTATCAGCAAGTGATTTAGTGTCaaatctaaatatttggctCAGAGATAAATAGGGCTAGCACAGGCACCTTAATGAGCAGGTGATATAATCcagtggttttattttgaaattcggTTGTGAAGGAAACTCCAGATTAGCGCTGAGTCTGCAGATCGATGGAGGGATTAGTGGGTGGGGGCGTCCGGGTGTGTTTTCTTGTTGGAGAGAGTCAGGGTCATGTGACTCGACTGGACTCATCTTCGTCCTTGTCAGCTTTATCTTGTTTCTGTGGCGACCGGGTGACTGAGGCCTCCTGGGAAATCTCAGGTGAATGCTTCTGCCGTCATCccaggaagaaaataaaagctatgAGAGCGATCAATAATTCAGGAGCGTCCCTGCTggcctctgctgcttcctgtaaCTCAACACCTCCCCCCAAACCCGACCAGATAAAACAGAACCGACAGGAGCTTcaagaacaggaagtgaggagAAAACCCCACActctccaaaataaaacaggaatcTACTAAAAGCAGGAGGCTTTGAAAACAGGAAGCTCTACTGGACACAGGGGCGCCGCCAgaaatcttgggccccatgacaaaaaaaatacatttcttctgTCTATTTGACCCATAAAAGGCGTCAAATTTTAAAGGTTTGCAACGGCCTCGCTTTCTTTggatactagcacaatatttacttctcatgaattttacatgcaacagtctgCATGCTGTTTGCAAGTAGgctgcttacattttttaaattagttttagattactgaaatgtctctccccacgaggaacctcattcactcactgctaaatgtgctaatagtggaaaaacaacttattattacaggaaaaatgtttatctgctgtcactggtagctatgctaactagactgagcatttACAACAGGCTGCGCTAGCTATAGCGTAGCACAGAGTGATGGGGAGGAAagatgagcagccacatgagattgtgattgacagcactaaaacccGCCTCGTTGCCTCTAATTGGTTGTGTCTAgagagcactgggagaaggcagaggaagtcattttttcacaaatcatCTCTCATGCCATACTTcgacaacataatgacagtttgaaaaaatatgtaaaaaaatatgtatttttttataaaagttacattagtgcagctttaatttcactcagGAGAGGGCGTAGTAACATATCTATAATTTAAACACAAGTTAAGGTAAAACTGTTTGGACAGCCTCCAGTCCAGACAGGAGGCTGTTTTTATCATCATTAtataaagattgtttgaatttctgtcagTAATATTTATAGTGTTTTTGTTACGTCattgtaaaaagaacaaagacagaGAAATCCCTACAGACTCACTGGAatgatgctaactagcttgtcATTGGACACAATGTTGCTCACCTTTTTCACTGGAACAGGGGTTAAAGGTTATGCTGGTATcggggttagagctgctgctgaccgaCTCAGCTATTGTTAcgtggtaaaaggtacagggacaagttaaatatattaatatgttAGTAACTTCTTTCCCCCTGAATTCATTAAATGcaagtgaaatggaggcaaacagtcgtctgtagctaagctaactatgctaaatggttgataatctctcAGTCTACTCACCTctcggagaaaaactgggttacaaattgacactcttgtctttttctctctccctctctctattttttattttttgaaaacctgattttattatttttcttagcagcttAGAAACTGCCACagtcgttctttttttttattgcaaacaaagAACATATGTGAACAACATAGAACAGTAATAATTACAAACAGATACAACATAAATGGGCTTTACAGAACATagaacaattattttacaatgtcAAAATGAAATCGGTGCTCCAGGGTTGCAGGTCTTTAAGGGCAGTTATGATTTGAATGGCTTTAGCATTTGAGCTGATTTTTAAGGATTCTAAATAGATATTAATAGAAgataataaaatctggaaattaggtttttgttgtaaatgtttggaggtgtgaatatgatatttaccataaataataaaaaagttgacaacatataaaaattctgttttgacaagttcacatttctccatctcaaacaaaatatcccacagtcCTTCATGTTTTCCACTGACTACTGCTGAACATCGTCACCAGGaacaaaccatttcatgcagatccaggggggtCCAGGGCAGGCCCGGCGGCATGGGCGGGCATTGGGGGGCATTGAGGGGCATTGAGGTTCATTGGCCGCCCACAGAGTCAGCCGTGCCCCCCTGGACTtcaagctgtttgttgtttttacctatAAGTGGCCAACTGTCTGTTATTCCTGTATGGATTTGATACAGTAGGGGCTTCCGCACTTCCCATATCTGTGTCCTCTGTCACTGTTTTCAGCAGTCGGCTATATTtccgagccgcctttaaacgcaaCATGAGCGCTAAGATGCTGCACACCTGTGCAGAGCTGCTCAGGTGTGTTAGAATCACagcagcaaaccagcaaaacgCAAAGAACTTTGAACAGTTTTCCCCCCAAAGTAACAGAGTGAGTTGGGTAAAGCTGTTCAAtacagctaatgctaactgaAAAATGACTAGCTAATGCTAGCTGAAAAATGACTAGCTAATGCTAGCTGAAAAATGACTAGCTAATGCTAGCTGAAAAATGactagctaatgctagctaaaagatgactagctaatgctAGCTGAAAAATGactagctaatgctagctaaaagatgactagctaatgctagctgaaagatgactagctaatgctagctaaaatatgactagctaatgctagctgaaagatgactagctaatgctagctaaaATATGACTAGCTAATGCTAGCTGAAATATGACTAGCTAATGCTAGCTGAAAGGTGactagctaatgctagctaaaATATGACTAGCTAATGCTAGCTGAAATATGACTAGCTAATGCTAGCTGAAAGGTGactagctaatgctagctaaaAGATGTAATAGCATTGgcctctttagaggtgaacaaaggtcataacATCTCCAGTTTGGTGTAAATCAGATGGCTCATGTATGACTTAGAGACTACCGTATGCAAACGGCGAGGGATTGAAATTCGCCATGCTGCCACGCCCACATGGTTCAGTTTCTCCCTGGTGGTGGTAACAGGTCGATGTTTTTCTAATGAGTCACCGTTGGATGCAGCCGAGTTAAACCCGGGCCTCCACTTGGGACACCACTGGTTAGAGATTCATCATCATCTTATTGTATGTCACTTGGCTCAGGTTTAAACTTATAtgaatgaagagaaaaagacCGAAACTACAGGTGACTTCCTTTTGGAAGGGGGCGGGGCTAAGGTGATGTCACCAAATGACCATCTAAAACTGATCAGGATTGGAAATCCTGTCAGTTTCATTCTGATTAGGTGAAAAGGGTCAGACAgagaccgttcacagtaaaacatgacatttccCATTagcagggggcgtggcttaagtgatgtcatcatttgaccactGGGCATTGTGGACAAGCCTAACAAATACAGCACATAATATTGTTTTGTGAAAGAATCTATTCCACTTGATTGATAGAATAGTCATGAGACTCCAGTCCGGGTTTTACTCCCCACAGCATGCTGCATGCAGAATAGGGTTACGGCGAGAAGGACCtctctgcagcaaacaggaagggcgggacggaccgctgtcagtctcagaccttatttggaaatgggacaatattttattaaaatttataaaaactaaataaactacAGATGTATTACTGTATAGTTTTTACATctacaataaatatttccaaaataaagttGATTATTAGAAATAATTGTGGATCCTTTAACAACCAACTCCACCCAGTTGgaccagaacctccaccagacCCAGAGCAGCTCAGGTTCCACCGGGACAGAAGCTGCCTCCTGTcagctcttcctcctcttcctcttcctccccacAGCAGGTATTGATCATCGTCCCGAAGCTCCATCAGCTCAAATCGACCCGCGGGTCCAGATCACCTTGGAGGGgggactgtgtgtgtgtgtgtgagtaatactttgtggggaccattttcttGACACATACTAATACCAATTgcgaagcctggtccccacaagagggtcaaaggtcagatttaggactaagatGTGAAATGAGTTTTGGTTAGAGTTATTCTGAATGGAaatcaatggaaagtccccacaaataTAGCCACGCAAacgtgtgtgtctctgtgtgtgtgtgtgtgtgtgtgtgtgtggttaatTAGCACCCAGTCAGAgtcgcccccccccccccccccccccccccccccccccccccccccgccgaGGTGTGACATGGTGATGAAGCAGCAGGATGGAGGTCACTGAGCTGGAACCACCAGGTGAGGCCACTTCCTTATGGCACTTTCAAAGTAAATGTCTCCCACATCTCAAGGACGACGTTAATGTGGCCGGACACAGtggatggttgccatggtgactgGTGTAACTGCAAAGAGGAGCAGGTGCTGCTGACACCAGAcgtgtttctgcagctgattATTGATAATGAGGATATTATTGATCAGCTGTGACAGGAAGTGGTCGTGTTGAGCCAACAGAGCGCGCTCAGAGCGGCCCGGTTCTGCTGACGCTGTTCAGATCTGAGCTGCATCAAGGTCAACAGCCAGGAGCctgctgccatggcaacaggcTATAAAAACAGCAGCGCAGAGAAGCGGACACCGCCATGTTGTGAGTGGCAGCTTGGTTTAAAAAACGGACATCTAAAAATTAGAGTTCAAATTAGAGTGCTGGTGACCGACACCAACAAGTTCACCTTGGTAGCAAGTAATAATAACCGATAATAATCGATAATAACTGATaactgcatcaaaataaacatttatgatgCAGGAAAATCGTGTTTAGTGATTTTACTGATATCATGCTGGGGTTCTGAACTTTAACCCGGTTCTGTTTGGACCAAAAGCAGCAGCACCTCCTGGAGAAGCTCCTCCCACCAAAAGGGGGAGTAGTCACCGCCTAATTGGATCAGGTCCGACCTGCTCTCTGGTACCTGCAGGAAGTCTAACGGGTTCTGAAACCACAGATGAGCAACTGAACCAAGATCTGGACCGACCCACAACCAGGGTCGTGTACCGGTTCTGGTTCGGACAACCGACTGATGTCGCTCCTTCTGACCATTtggaatcagaaccagaacccagcatGAATATCACCtctggtccaacagaaccagaacctgcagatGTCTCCTGGGCTTCCAGAACCATCACAGCAACTAAATGGGTTTAAGTAGCTGTATTATGGGTCAGAAccagtccagaaccagaactttccATTTCCCTCCAGCTTCAGTTTTCATCTAAATATTCCAGATGATGAATGTCAGCCGGGTCAGAACCTGAGAACTCCTGGTTCTGGTGGACCCAGTCCAGAAGGAAACAGGTCCAATCATGATCATCTAGAGATGAGCAGGCAGTACCGGTACCAGTCCCAACCTGACCAACAGGGCTCTGCAGGGTTATAAAGCACCAGGTTCTTCTGCAGGCAGGACCgccgtctggttctggttctggtcgacCCAAACTGAAATTGTCTGTAACAGAACCAGATGGATTCAGTAGAACTTCCGACCCGTTAAAGGTTCTGGAGAAATAAAgatccaaaaaacaaacaaacaaaaaaatcagctgaCAATGTCTGAAGCCCAAACAGAACCAGTTCTGGATCGGTCCTGGTTCTGCAAGGTCGGCTGCAGAGAGGAGCTGAGCTGATTGATTATTCGTGATCCAAGATGATGAAGAATCACCCGCAGCTTGTTGTCGTTAGGTTCTGATTCGGTTCTGTTGTCTCTGCAGAACCGCTACTGGAGTTCTAAACAGCAGAACTTAGAACCCAGTTCGGTTCGACCTGCAGAATCCCGAgtaggttctggttctgagcagtaaacagtaaaaataaaaacaggattaaagtctttattattgttGCTATGGTATGACGTCATGTCTACAAACGGGTCGCTTGGTTCGGTTCGACTCAGATCAGTTCGAAACTCAGCTGCTGACATcaggcttttattctgaaagtcTTGGCGCAGACCAGTAGCCGGAAGCAGAGAAGCTTCTGAACTGTTTGGACCGTCGGAGCTCCGAACTCACCTGAGGAACAGGTGCGACCAGAACACGGTAAGCCATCCCGCCCAGGGCCGGGCTCAGCGGCGGTCCGGTTCGGTTCGATTCGGTGCTGCCGCTGATCCGAACCTGCTACTAACAGAGCTAATCTGTACAGAACCCGCTCCGGTTCGGTTCCGTTCGGGTTTGGACCGGCTCTGTCTGCTTGTAGAATCAGGAGGGGCAGCAGAATCTCGGAACCATCACAGAACAGAGTTCGCAGCGAGTTCGGTTCTGTTTGGACCAGTTCCGTTCGTGACCTACTTTCTGTTTCAATCCAGTCCGGCTGAACCGGTCCAGGTTTTGTGCTGACATAGTAAACGTGTCACGAGCGAAACTACTgtaccgggtcagaaccggttCAACCCGGGAGGGGGGGTGTGTTACATTAAAGGTCTGAGTGTGACGTCAGAGCGATTTACATTAAAGAGCGTTTTATATCTCGTGACGTCACAGATTATTGTGCTCAGAACTCAAAAGGTCCTTTCAGCAGAACCGATCCagaggttctggtcctggtcgtCTGCAAGGcgccccctgttggtcaggtGTTCTGCAGCAGGTgcagggatctgattggctgctctgatggttctggttctgtctggtccGCAGGTCCGGTCCGCTGCCGTCATGGCTTTGATCTCACTGGATGACTTGGAGGGATTGGACGACGAGCAGCTGGACGATGACATCACCGACAACACCGAGCCAATGGGGGACGAGGACGGCCTGCTGAGCCACTGGCAGGCTGTGGCCAGCACCCACCAGGTGTCTGTCCCTGCaggtgagggggcggggccagaCACTCATCCAATCAGAGGCCtgctgagggggcggggccaaACACTCATCCAATCAGAGGCCTGTTTTCCTTGTGTTCCAGAAATGACCGGGCCGATCCAGGAAATGACCCGGAACCGCCAGCAGAGGGAGCCGCTGCCCTTCGTCCTGATCGCCCGCCATGAGAAGGTACAGGCCTTAACGGGAACTCCCGGTTCTGAGtagctgttgccatggtgacggcctgtgtgtgtgcagatggGCGAGGTTCTGTACGAGGAGCGGCGGTACCCAGCCGGGTTCTGGGTGGGCTCACGGAGCGGCGAGGATCTGTACGAACAGAGCATCTCCCTCGCCTTCATGAAGCTGATGCGCTTCATCTGCAAGGAGAACTCTGCAGGTGAGGCCCCGCTTTCACACCTGTCGGCTGGCGCgactgatgacatcacagcgTCTCTGTGGTCGCAGGGCGCTACCTGGGCATGACCGTACCTGTGGTCAGCAGCGTCCAGGTGATGGAGGACGGCAAAACTTTTGAGAAGAGTGTGGAGACGGCTTTCTTTCTTCCCTCCGAGTTCCAGAGTAGCGCACCGCGCTCCCTCGATCCCGACATCAGCGTCACCTACCGGGAGCCAATCAGAGTAATTGCAAGGTAAGCCCCACCCCTTCTGCAGCGGGACATCAGCTGACCCGCCCCTGACTCTCTGATTGCGTGCAGGACGTTCTATGGGACGACCACGGAGCAAACGGTGGGCTGGCAGATACGCGTCCTGCGGGAACTGCTCGACCCCGGTGACCCCGGCGTACACGGCGACCGCTACATGGTCGCCGTGTACGACAACCCTGGAGCGCCGCAGCGCCGCAACGAGATCTGGTTCATCCGCAGAGAGCCATAGGATCCGCCCACAGAGCTCGATGGACCAATCAGAACACTTTTTTGTAAACCGTTTCTGGTCATTGGCTCACATGCAGGAAGTTTCATCTGATCGGTTGCTGCTGGAAGCAGCTCTAACTTCCTGCGCCCAGACAGTCTGACATCACTTCCTTTTCTCCAATATTGTGAAGTCACTTCCTGATTGATGTTGGGTTCTACGTCCCTCCAACAcaatgacatcacttcctgctagCAGCACGTTGCTTCTTGTCCTGTAAATGAAATACtcaagtttttattgtttttacatgttaaaatgtttggaGGCGAAGCCAAATCCACGGAGCTCCACCTCTCTGATGCATTCAATGTTTCttcataaaatctgaatttttgatttttttctttctgtttaaaaatatttcaacaaatttGGCTGTGCGTTGAGTTCCTCTTCCTGCAGTCAGGGGGCACTGCTGCTAGTCCACAGTGGCTGTGGAGcgtttccatggaaacaagATATCAGCAACATACATGAATccaaagcaaatttatttacaaaaacgGCTGACGTTCAACAGCGAACGTCACCTGGACAGGTAAAACAGGAAGCAACTGAGGCCAATGAGGAGTAAACAGGAAGGGGTGGGGCTGTGACGTCATCAGGTCAGATCAGGTcagccactgcaaagaaaaccagacaAAGTGTTAACATGGAAACAGCCGGCGGGAGCAGAGCCATcattgttgccatggaaacaggcCGGTACCATTCATGGGCATCTCATCGATCTGGGTCGAGTAGTACTGCTCGATGTCCCGCAGGATCCGGATGTCGTCGTTTTTCACAAAGTTGATGGCCACGCCCTTCCTGCCATAGCGACCCGACCGGCCAATCCTGGGAGAGACGAAGGGTCAG carries:
- the LOC102230496 gene encoding heme-binding protein 1-like, translated to MALISLDDLEGLDDEQLDDDITDNTEPMGDEDGLLSHWQAVASTHQVSVPAEMTGPIQEMTRNRQQREPLPFVLIARHEKMGEVLYEERRYPAGFWVGSRSGEDLYEQSISLAFMKLMRFICKENSAGRYLGMTVPVVSSVQVMEDGKTFEKSVETAFFLPSEFQSSAPRSLDPDISVTYREPIRVIARTFYGTTTEQTVGWQIRVLRELLDPGDPGVHGDRYMVAVYDNPGAPQRRNEIWFIRREP